One Spinacia oleracea cultivar Varoflay chromosome 4, BTI_SOV_V1, whole genome shotgun sequence DNA segment encodes these proteins:
- the LOC110793350 gene encoding uncharacterized protein: MTMINKIPGVPTPIKEASLDSYADSPYADPIDAIDIPKRFSPPNIPMYDGTTDPREHILTYKQRMMTIPVPKHMRKANLCKGFGSTLVGPALKWLTSLPNGCITSFSHLDNMFNQQFASSRCLEKQTSDIYRVIQRPDEPLKDYIARFIREKVTVPECDVPTAIEAFRQGLYGETDLWRDLIKYPCKTFEDAQAKAMAQVRLEETLHSRKGGNDYSKTERRLPYPKRTNDRPAPYSRPQHVAVVEEDDDSDWKSSPDLPPKINEYSLCVDTVGLMNHLSKMGKAVQWPPKSSKPESKKDPSKWCDFHVDIGHTTNACVALRREVAYLLKNGYLKDVMSDKARGIVNKDNSNSPSRPPSPPPHTKTVNFIAGGSDICGLTYSAAKRHARENEIDRPVRAVAAKYLTPISFDESDAGDISNKHHDGLVISIPVGNCMIKRVLINNGSSTNVMMLDALKEMGINPDTDVVKKSTVLIGFSGEAKTTFGEVTLPVYAQGINQQVKFCVIDCPSSYNII, translated from the coding sequence atgaccatgataaacaaaattcctggtgtaccaacaccaatcaaagaagctagcctagacagttatgccgactcccCATATGCTGATCCCATTGATGCAATAGACATCCCGAAACGATTTAGCCCACCCAACATTCCCATGTACGACGGGACAACCGACCCAAGAGAacatatcttgacctacaaACAGCGGATGATGACCATCCCAGTCCCCAAACACATGAGAAAAGCCAACCTTTGCAAAGGGTTCGGTTCGACATTGGTTGggcccgccttgaagtggttgACTAGCCTGCCAAATGGATGCATTACCTCTTTTTCCcacctcgacaacatgttcaaccaACAGTTCGCCAGCAGCAGATGTCTAGAGAAGCAGACAAGCGACATATACCGAGTAATCCAGCGTCCTGACGAACCCCTGAAGGATTATATAGCccggttcatcagggagaaggtgacCGTTCCTGAATGTGATGTTCCGACAGCCATCGAAGCGTTCAGACAGGGATTATATGGCGAAACCGACCTCTGGAGGGAtttaatcaaatacccctgcaagacgttcgaagatgctcaagccaaagcaatggcccaagttaggttggaagaaactctcCATTCTCGGAAAGGGGGCAATGACTACTCAAAGACAGAAAGACGGTTGCCCTACCCCAAGAGGACCAACGACCGCCCTgctccttattcccgacctcaacatgtagcagtggtggaggaagacgacgactccgactggaagagCAGCCCGGATCTAcctccaaaaattaacgaatattctttatgtgttgacactgtaggtctgatgaaccacctctcgaagatggggaaagcagtgcaatggccgccgaagtctagcaaacccgagtcgaagaaggatccctccaaatggtgtgatttccatgTCGACATCGGTCACACAACCAACGCCTGCGTCGCGTTGAGGAGAGAAGTAGCCTACCTGCTGAAAAAtggttacctcaaggacgtcatgtcagataaagctcgtggcattgtcaacaaagacaactctaactctccatctcgacctccttcacctccccctcatactaaaactgtgaatttcattgctggaggttctgacatttgtggtttaacttattctgcagcgaagagaCACGCCCGAGAAAATGAGATAGACAGACCAGTCCGAGCTGTAGCCGCCAAATAcctaacccctatatcttttgatgaatctgatgcaggggacatctcgaACAAACATCATGACGGCTTGGTGATATCTATTCCTGTTGGaaactgcatgatcaaacgagtcctcATCAACAATGGCAGCTCAACTAACGTGATGATGCTCGACGCCCTCAAGGAGATGGGGATCAACCCAGACACAGATGTCGTCAAAAAATCCACCGTGCTAATAGGGTTCAGTGGCGAGGCAAAAACCACCTTCGGAGAAGTTACCCTACCCGTTTACGCACAAggaatcaaccaacaggtaaaattctgtgttattgattgcccttcatcttacaacattatttaG